In Epilithonimonas zeae, a single window of DNA contains:
- a CDS encoding T9SS type A sorting domain-containing protein yields MLNKYLCLGLFAAFFNVQAQNCTPQTAGANIGDNGCVSLTYQNQTVSYKTVRAADGNEWLQQNLGSSNVATSIGDEGARGDYFQYGRWDDGHQIKTSQTTETYPTPNNPVGLGAGTSLFYIGGGTPWSSNYTGWFANPEQNDNWTAKSLSEVTEHNGMDPCKAIGDNWEMPSEADWDLVMTKENIFPRPAGATSTGMQRGFDSNLKIAGAGARKDAGWAFEGTRAYLWTRSASANPNFYRYAYLGASAASTTGFGGDAKSFGYSVRCVNKSNNALAINNFNKVDFSFGPNPADKFIKVNTENALKSVEVLSVSGQKVLETKENTVDVSSLTKGNYFIKITFENGKTTTKKFIKK; encoded by the coding sequence ATGCTTAATAAATATCTTTGTTTAGGTCTGTTTGCAGCCTTTTTTAATGTGCAGGCTCAAAACTGTACACCACAAACTGCAGGTGCAAACATTGGTGATAATGGCTGTGTAAGTTTAACTTACCAAAACCAAACTGTTTCTTACAAAACCGTGAGAGCTGCCGACGGAAACGAATGGCTACAACAAAACCTTGGAAGTTCAAATGTCGCAACAAGCATCGGCGACGAAGGTGCGCGTGGCGATTATTTCCAATATGGACGTTGGGATGATGGACATCAAATAAAAACATCTCAAACTACAGAAACTTATCCAACACCAAACAATCCTGTTGGTTTAGGAGCTGGAACAAGTCTTTTTTATATCGGCGGAGGAACACCATGGTCCTCTAACTATACAGGTTGGTTTGCTAATCCTGAACAAAATGATAATTGGACAGCAAAAAGTCTTTCTGAAGTGACAGAACACAACGGAATGGATCCTTGTAAAGCGATTGGAGACAATTGGGAAATGCCTTCTGAGGCAGATTGGGATTTGGTAATGACAAAAGAAAATATCTTCCCAAGACCGGCAGGTGCTACAAGTACAGGAATGCAGAGAGGTTTTGATAGCAACCTGAAAATCGCTGGTGCTGGCGCTCGTAAAGATGCCGGATGGGCTTTTGAAGGAACGCGTGCTTACCTTTGGACAAGGTCGGCTAGTGCAAACCCCAACTTTTATCGTTATGCCTATTTAGGTGCTTCTGCGGCAAGCACTACTGGCTTTGGGGGTGATGCAAAAAGTTTTGGTTATTCTGTAAGATGTGTGAACAAGTCGAATAATGCTTTAGCTATTAATAATTTCAATAAAGTTGATTTCAGTTTTGGTCCAAATCCGGCTGATAAATTCATCAAGGTGAATACAGAAAATGCTTTAAAATCTGTTGAAGTTCTTTCTGTATCAGGACAAAAAGTACTGGAAACTAAAGAGAATACAGTAGATGTTTCCAGCTTAACGAAAGGAAATTATTTCATCAAAATCACTTTCGAAAACGGAAAAACGACGACAAAGAAATTCATCAAGAAGTAA
- a CDS encoding DUF6973 domain-containing protein, with protein sequence MRFIGIFFRTLKSLTFGKLLKVFSIGLMHPLFAILYTYASFKAFAKAKELYPETNSNNGEGNAFRHSYWCCLIMMYFCKVSSPRKSLEWCEKLTNMHEELFPNEPLETEMDLHNNRVGMDYFMSLIPGVHRQFFESSFFIKELQERTKNGVLIKSIDEEVDKDVLIYLE encoded by the coding sequence ATGAGATTTATAGGTATATTTTTCAGAACATTAAAGTCATTGACCTTTGGAAAACTATTGAAAGTTTTTTCTATTGGATTGATGCATCCTTTGTTCGCTATTTTATACACTTATGCGAGCTTTAAAGCATTTGCGAAAGCGAAAGAGTTATATCCTGAAACCAACTCCAATAACGGTGAAGGAAATGCCTTCCGACATTCTTATTGGTGTTGTCTGATTATGATGTATTTCTGCAAAGTGTCTTCACCAAGAAAATCATTAGAATGGTGTGAAAAGCTCACGAATATGCACGAAGAATTGTTTCCGAATGAACCATTAGAAACCGAAATGGATCTGCATAATAACAGAGTCGGAATGGATTATTTTATGAGCCTGATTCCTGGCGTTCATCGTCAGTTTTTCGAAAGTAGTTTTTTTATTAAGGAATTGCAGGAAAGAACAAAGAATGGCGTTTTAATAAAATCTATAGACGAGGAAGTTGATAAAGATGTTTTGATATATCTGGAATAA
- the accD gene encoding acetyl-CoA carboxylase, carboxyltransferase subunit beta: protein MAFDWFKRKTQNITTSTEDKKDVPKGLWHKTPTGKIIEAEELKANNFVSPEDGFHVRIGSREYFDMLFDDHKFKELDADVESVDILKFKDTKSYTDRLKEVKSKTKLTDSIRNATGKVNGVEMVVSCMDFAFIGGSLGSVMGEKIRRAIDYCIKHKLPYMIICQSGGARMQEAAYSLMQLAKVQAKLVQLSDAGLPYIAYLTDPTFGGITASFAMTADVIIAEPSALIGFAGPRVIRETIGKDLPEGFQTSEFLQEKGFVDFIVKRTEIKESISRIVKLLVHEYH, encoded by the coding sequence ATGGCATTTGATTGGTTTAAAAGAAAAACCCAAAACATTACAACTTCTACAGAGGACAAAAAAGATGTTCCAAAAGGACTTTGGCACAAAACGCCTACTGGGAAAATTATAGAAGCTGAAGAACTTAAAGCTAATAATTTTGTGTCTCCGGAAGATGGATTCCACGTAAGAATCGGAAGTAGAGAATATTTCGATATGCTTTTTGATGACCATAAATTCAAGGAATTGGATGCGGATGTGGAAAGTGTTGATATTCTTAAATTTAAGGATACAAAATCTTACACAGACCGTCTGAAAGAAGTGAAATCAAAAACAAAACTGACGGACTCTATCAGAAATGCAACCGGAAAAGTAAACGGTGTAGAAATGGTGGTTTCTTGTATGGATTTTGCTTTTATTGGAGGTTCTTTGGGCTCAGTAATGGGAGAAAAAATCAGAAGAGCCATCGATTATTGTATCAAACATAAGTTGCCTTATATGATTATCTGCCAGTCCGGTGGCGCGAGAATGCAGGAAGCGGCTTATTCACTAATGCAATTGGCGAAAGTTCAGGCTAAGTTGGTTCAACTTTCTGATGCTGGTTTGCCTTACATTGCTTACTTGACAGATCCAACCTTTGGTGGAATCACGGCTTCTTTTGCAATGACTGCTGATGTGATTATTGCAGAACCAAGCGCTTTGATTGGATTTGCAGGACCTAGAGTTATCCGTGAAACAATTGGTAAAGATTTGCCGGAAGGTTTCCAGACATCGGAATTCTTGCAGGAAAAAGGATTTGTTGATTTCATCGTGAAAAGAACAGAAATCAAAGAGTCAATTTCAAGAATCGTAAAATTATTGGTACACGAGTATCATTAA
- the fbaA gene encoding class II fructose-bisphosphate aldolase, translated as MSRKFPAGVATGSLVTEIFDYAKEKQFALPAANVIGSSNINATLETAAKLNAPVIIQFSNGGSIFNAGKGLSNDGQKAAVLGAVAGAKHIHTLAEAYGATVILHTDHCAKKLLPWVDGLLDASEEFYKQNGKSLYSSHMLDFSEEPIEENLEVSAKYFERMNKMGMTLEIELGVTGGEEDGVDNSDVDSSKLYTQPEEVAHAYEVLKAVSDNFTIAAAFGNVHGVYKPGNVKLTPKILDNSQKYVQQKFGTGDKPVNFVFHGGSGSTLMEIREAISYGVVKMNIDTDLQFGYTEGIRDYMTEQIEYLRHQIGNPTGADAPNKKFYDPRVWVRKGEETYIKRLTQAFEDLNNINTL; from the coding sequence ATGAGCAGAAAATTTCCGGCAGGAGTTGCCACTGGTTCTTTAGTAACAGAGATATTTGATTATGCCAAAGAGAAGCAATTTGCACTTCCGGCAGCTAATGTGATTGGTTCTAGTAATATCAACGCAACGTTAGAAACTGCTGCAAAACTTAATGCTCCAGTAATTATCCAGTTCTCAAACGGAGGTTCTATCTTCAATGCTGGAAAAGGATTGAGTAATGACGGCCAAAAAGCTGCAGTTCTAGGAGCTGTTGCTGGTGCAAAACATATCCACACTTTAGCAGAAGCTTACGGAGCAACTGTTATCCTTCACACAGACCACTGCGCTAAAAAATTGTTACCTTGGGTAGACGGACTTTTGGATGCCAGTGAAGAATTTTACAAGCAAAACGGAAAGTCTCTTTACTCTTCTCATATGCTGGATTTCTCAGAAGAGCCAATTGAAGAAAACCTAGAGGTTTCTGCAAAATATTTTGAGAGAATGAACAAAATGGGGATGACTCTTGAGATCGAATTAGGAGTAACTGGAGGTGAAGAAGACGGTGTTGACAACTCTGATGTTGACAGTTCAAAGCTTTACACTCAGCCAGAAGAAGTAGCTCACGCTTACGAAGTTCTGAAAGCTGTTTCTGATAACTTCACCATTGCGGCAGCTTTCGGAAACGTACACGGTGTTTACAAACCAGGAAACGTAAAATTGACTCCGAAAATTCTTGACAATTCTCAGAAATATGTTCAGCAAAAATTCGGAACGGGAGACAAGCCTGTGAATTTCGTATTCCATGGTGGATCAGGTTCTACGTTGATGGAAATCCGTGAAGCAATCAGTTACGGTGTTGTGAAAATGAATATCGATACAGATTTGCAGTTCGGCTACACAGAAGGCATCAGAGATTATATGACAGAACAGATTGAATATCTGAGACATCAAATCGGAAACCCAACTGGCGCAGATGCTCCAAACAAAAAATTCTATGACCCAAGAGTTTGGGTAAGAAAAGGAGAAGAAACGTATATCAAGAGATTGACGCAGGCTTTCGAAGACCTGAACAATATCAATACACTTTAA
- a CDS encoding NAD kinase: MKAAIYSQKKDLDTFLYLNRFISELALREVAVVLHAEMAENLNFSKEFDTFSGKEELKNKNVNIVFSFGGDGTILNALTFIQDLEIPIIGVNTGRLGFLANFRKDQIFDELDSIILDKNYNISERSVIKITTDDNSQIDFPFALNDVSLSRKETTSMITVESYINDEFLNVFWGDGLIVSTPTGSTAYSLSCGGPIISPSNDNFAISPIAPHNLNVRPLIVKDDSKIKLTVKSRVPQYTLALDSRLYHMDVGSEVVIEKAEFSLFLIKPKNFSFYETIRQKLLWGNDKRN; encoded by the coding sequence ATGAAGGCAGCTATCTATTCTCAAAAAAAGGATCTTGATACGTTTTTGTATCTCAACCGGTTCATTTCCGAATTGGCGTTGCGAGAAGTAGCAGTTGTTCTTCACGCAGAGATGGCGGAGAATCTGAATTTTTCCAAAGAATTTGATACATTTTCCGGGAAAGAAGAGCTTAAGAATAAGAATGTCAATATTGTTTTCAGTTTTGGAGGCGATGGAACGATTCTGAATGCCCTAACATTTATTCAAGACCTTGAGATTCCGATTATTGGGGTTAATACAGGACGATTAGGATTTTTGGCAAATTTCAGGAAAGACCAGATTTTTGATGAATTGGATTCGATTATTCTTGATAAAAATTATAATATCAGCGAACGTTCCGTGATTAAAATTACGACGGACGATAATTCTCAGATTGATTTTCCTTTTGCTCTGAATGATGTCAGCCTTTCCAGAAAAGAAACTACATCAATGATTACTGTGGAATCTTACATCAATGATGAATTCCTGAACGTTTTCTGGGGTGATGGATTGATTGTGTCGACGCCAACAGGCTCTACCGCCTATTCATTAAGTTGTGGAGGGCCGATTATTTCTCCATCCAATGATAACTTCGCAATTTCACCAATTGCTCCTCATAATCTGAATGTTCGTCCGCTCATCGTAAAAGACGATTCGAAGATAAAATTGACGGTCAAAAGCCGTGTTCCGCAATATACTTTAGCTTTGGATTCCAGACTTTATCATATGGATGTTGGTAGCGAAGTTGTAATTGAAAAAGCCGAATTTTCCTTGTTTCTCATTAAACCAAAAAATTTCAGTTTCTACGAAACGATTCGTCAAAAACTGCTTTGGGGAAATGATAAGCGGAATTAA
- a CDS encoding CBS domain-containing protein, with protein sequence MFIKDYISKDYPAFGVRDSIEEASEVAKEFGYSHVFIVSKGIFLGGLSQPFLEDSPEGNLDSLNIHYERFAIMEDSSLLDSIKLFHTFNANVVPVISKEEKYLGYISCDDIFNEFSKYPLFSENGAILTIQTTGLHYSMTEISQIVESNNGKIYGTFINAIKDDSVEITLKISNENLSSIDETFERYGYVVVHKHYDDEKEELLKDRFGFFQKFLEI encoded by the coding sequence ATGTTTATCAAAGATTACATTTCCAAAGACTATCCGGCTTTCGGCGTCAGAGACTCTATAGAAGAAGCTTCTGAGGTTGCTAAGGAATTTGGATATTCCCACGTTTTCATTGTGAGCAAGGGCATTTTTCTTGGTGGATTGAGTCAACCGTTTTTGGAAGACAGTCCGGAAGGCAATCTGGATTCGCTTAATATCCATTACGAGCGTTTTGCGATTATGGAGGACAGCAGTTTGCTGGACAGCATCAAGCTTTTCCACACCTTCAACGCGAATGTAGTTCCTGTTATTTCCAAAGAGGAAAAATATCTGGGTTATATCTCTTGCGACGATATTTTCAATGAGTTTTCCAAATATCCTTTGTTTTCCGAAAACGGGGCGATTTTGACAATTCAAACCACAGGATTGCATTATTCTATGACGGAGATTTCTCAGATTGTAGAAAGTAACAATGGAAAAATCTACGGCACATTCATCAATGCTATAAAGGATGACAGTGTAGAAATTACGCTCAAAATCAGCAATGAAAATCTAAGTTCTATAGACGAAACTTTTGAACGTTATGGCTATGTGGTGGTGCATAAACATTATGATGACGAGAAGGAAGAACTGTTGAAAGACCGTTTTGGGTTTTTCCAGAAATTTTTAGAAATATAA
- a CDS encoding RNA methyltransferase, whose protein sequence is MTKKLKLEELGRIDVETFKKTTKISLVVILDNVRSMHNVGAIFRTGDAFLIEKVVLCGITPQPPHREIHKAALGATESVDWIYEQDINVAIDHLKKENFEIIGIEQTSSSQLITDFEINPDKKYALILGNEVDGISDEALPNIDTFLEIPQLGTKHSLNVSVCGGIVIWEFAKNLNLTK, encoded by the coding sequence TTGACGAAAAAACTGAAACTAGAAGAGCTAGGAAGAATAGATGTAGAAACGTTTAAGAAAACAACGAAGATTTCTTTGGTTGTGATCTTGGATAATGTAAGAAGTATGCACAATGTTGGTGCGATTTTCAGAACTGGCGATGCTTTTTTGATAGAAAAAGTTGTGCTTTGTGGCATCACGCCTCAGCCGCCTCATCGTGAAATTCATAAAGCGGCTCTTGGTGCAACCGAAAGTGTGGATTGGATTTATGAGCAGGATATTAATGTGGCTATTGACCATCTTAAAAAGGAAAACTTCGAAATTATTGGGATTGAGCAAACCTCGTCAAGTCAATTGATAACAGATTTTGAAATTAATCCAGACAAAAAATACGCTTTGATTCTTGGTAATGAAGTCGATGGAATCAGTGATGAAGCTTTACCAAATATTGATACTTTCCTAGAAATCCCACAACTTGGAACCAAACATTCTCTGAACGTAAGTGTCTGTGGCGGAATCGTAATCTGGGAATTTGCAAAGAATCTTAATCTTACAAAATAA
- a CDS encoding bestrophin family protein produces the protein MRAYNTKNFLKILISLHKSDTLSILFPTMLLVGVYSYGIYYLEVEYLHLTSKSSVINIGMIHSLLGFVLSLLLVFRTNTAYDRWWEGRKLWGKLVNDSRNFMIKMSSILDDKDIKTKTQIARYLKLFPHLLATHLSKESTRLVLDEDFTDLKKELKHHGPAELVFLMTKKLFQLKKEGKISETEMLVLDTQLSGFLDVCGGCERIKNTPIPYSYSSFIKKFIVFYVLALPIANVVNLGVFMIPITMFVYYVLMSLELIAEEIEDPFNNDENDIPMESIAQNIERNIDLILNKA, from the coding sequence ATGCGCGCTTACAACACAAAAAATTTCCTCAAAATACTCATTAGTCTTCATAAAAGTGACACACTGAGTATCCTTTTTCCAACAATGCTTCTCGTGGGAGTTTATTCTTACGGCATCTATTATTTGGAAGTAGAATATCTGCATTTGACGTCTAAATCCTCGGTGATTAATATCGGAATGATTCATTCTTTGCTGGGATTTGTCTTGTCTTTGCTTTTGGTTTTTAGGACTAATACAGCCTATGACCGTTGGTGGGAAGGACGAAAACTTTGGGGAAAATTGGTCAATGACAGCCGAAATTTTATGATTAAGATGAGTAGCATCTTGGATGATAAAGATATTAAAACCAAAACTCAGATCGCGCGTTATCTTAAACTTTTTCCTCATTTGCTGGCAACACATCTTTCCAAAGAATCAACAAGATTGGTTTTGGATGAGGATTTTACCGATCTTAAAAAAGAACTGAAACATCACGGACCTGCAGAATTGGTTTTTCTGATGACCAAAAAATTGTTTCAATTAAAAAAAGAAGGTAAGATTTCCGAAACAGAAATGTTAGTTTTAGATACACAATTATCTGGTTTTTTGGATGTTTGTGGTGGTTGCGAAAGAATTAAAAATACACCAATTCCGTACTCATATTCATCATTCATCAAGAAGTTTATCGTTTTCTATGTCTTAGCTTTGCCAATCGCTAATGTTGTGAATCTTGGAGTTTTTATGATTCCGATCACCATGTTTGTTTACTATGTTCTGATGAGTTTGGAATTGATTGCGGAAGAAATAGAAGATCCTTTCAACAATGATGAGAATGATATCCCAATGGAATCTATCGCACAAAATATTGAGAGAAATATCGATTTAATTTTAAATAAAGCCTGA
- a CDS encoding helicase HerA-like domain-containing protein: MSNKEKFITDLNAKYNPKGEHIILGKGMLDGEVITEVNVSIPLKTVNRHGLIAGATGTGKTKTLQVFVEQLSHAGIPTLVMDIKGDLSGIAEAGTENDNIKDRYSKTQLPYSPQSFPVELMTISGAKGVKLRATVLEFGPILLSKILGLNDTQQSIMSIVFKYCDDKALPLVDLQDLKKVLQYVTDNPIGKKELADNYGSIAPASLGAILRSIVAMEQQGATTFFGEPSFEVDDLLKTRDGKGVVNIFRVDDIQNKPNLFSTFILSLFAEIYMTFPEEGDSGKPKLVLFIDEAHLLFNEASKTLLSQIETMVKLIRSKGIGIYFITQIPGDVPENILSQLGLKIQHALRGFTAKDRKEIDKAVENYPTTEFYKANELIQNLGIGEAFVTALDEKGIPTPLVQTYLISPESRMDILTASEIDELTRNSDLVKKYEQDIDKESAYEILNKRIEEHTQTVIPTPTRGRPAQPKEEAGMFEQVIESRAGKTFLNTLAREGAKFILGMFSMKKRR, from the coding sequence ATGTCAAATAAAGAAAAATTCATAACCGACCTCAACGCCAAGTACAATCCAAAAGGTGAACACATTATTCTCGGAAAAGGAATGCTGGATGGAGAAGTTATTACAGAAGTTAATGTTTCTATCCCTCTAAAAACCGTTAACAGACACGGCTTAATTGCCGGAGCGACTGGGACAGGAAAAACCAAAACACTTCAGGTTTTTGTAGAACAATTATCTCACGCTGGCATTCCAACTTTAGTCATGGACATCAAAGGTGACTTATCTGGAATTGCCGAAGCCGGAACAGAAAATGATAACATCAAAGATCGATATTCTAAAACGCAATTACCCTATTCTCCGCAGAGTTTTCCTGTAGAATTGATGACAATTTCCGGCGCAAAAGGTGTGAAACTTCGTGCGACAGTCTTGGAATTCGGACCAATTCTATTGAGTAAGATTCTTGGATTGAATGACACTCAACAAAGCATTATGTCCATTGTTTTCAAATATTGTGACGATAAAGCCTTGCCTTTGGTAGATTTGCAGGATTTGAAAAAAGTTTTGCAATATGTGACCGATAATCCGATTGGTAAAAAAGAATTGGCTGACAATTACGGTTCGATTGCTCCCGCATCTTTGGGCGCCATTTTACGCTCGATTGTGGCAATGGAACAACAAGGTGCAACAACTTTCTTTGGAGAACCTAGTTTTGAAGTGGATGATCTGCTAAAAACCAGAGATGGAAAAGGCGTTGTGAATATTTTCCGAGTTGATGATATTCAGAATAAGCCAAATCTTTTTTCCACGTTCATTTTATCATTGTTTGCCGAGATTTATATGACCTTTCCTGAAGAAGGCGACAGTGGGAAACCGAAATTGGTTTTGTTTATAGATGAGGCGCATTTATTATTTAATGAAGCTTCAAAAACCTTGCTTTCCCAAATCGAAACGATGGTTAAATTGATTCGCTCCAAAGGAATCGGAATTTATTTTATTACTCAAATTCCTGGTGATGTTCCGGAAAATATTTTGAGTCAGTTAGGATTGAAAATTCAACACGCGTTGAGAGGTTTCACTGCAAAAGACAGAAAAGAAATTGATAAAGCTGTAGAAAACTACCCAACGACAGAGTTTTACAAAGCCAATGAACTCATCCAAAATCTGGGAATCGGAGAAGCTTTTGTAACCGCATTGGACGAAAAAGGAATTCCAACGCCTTTAGTCCAAACTTACTTGATTTCGCCTGAAAGCCGAATGGATATCTTAACCGCTTCAGAAATCGATGAACTGACCAGAAATTCCGACCTTGTCAAAAAATACGAACAAGACATCGATAAAGAAAGTGCCTACGAAATACTCAACAAAAGAATCGAAGAACATACGCAAACCGTAATCCCAACGCCAACAAGAGGAAGACCTGCACAACCAAAAGAAGAAGCGGGAATGTTTGAACAAGTCATCGAAAGCCGAGCCGGAAAAACTTTTCTGAATACTTTGGCAAGAGAGGGTGCAAAGTTTATTTTGGGGATGTTCAGTATGAAGAAAAGGAGATAG
- a CDS encoding transposase, with product MRLRKQRCHDVEPVFAPLKHNKNFKRFMLRGKIRSR from the coding sequence ATCAGGCTACGGAAACAGCGATGTCACGATGTTGAACCTGTTTTTGCCCCACTCAAACACAACAAAAATTTTAAACGATTTATGCTTCGGGGAAAAATAAGATCGAGGTAG
- a CDS encoding glycine--tRNA ligase — MAKQEDVFKKVVSHAKEYGFIFPSSEIYDGLSAIYDYGQNGAELKNNIKQYWWKAMVQLNENIVGIDSAIFMHPTIWKASGHVDAFNDPLIDNKDSKKRFRADVLVEDYCAKIEDKENKEIEKAAKRFGDAFDKAEFVATNPRVLEYRAKREAILSRLAKSLEKEDLADVKALIEELEIADPDTGSKNWTEVRQFNLMFGTKLGASADSATDLYLRPETAQGIFVNYLNVQKTSRHKLPFGIAQIGKAFRNEIVARQFIFRMREFEQMEMQYFVPPGTELEFYEQWKKTRLNWHLALGLGEDNYRFHDHEKLAHYANAAADIEFNFPFGFKELEGIHSRTDFDLSAHEKFSGRKIQYFDPERNENYVPYVVETSVGLDRLFLAIFSNSLKDEVLEDGSERTVLSLPPALAPVKAAILPLVKKDGLPEFADKIFNDLKFDFNVIFEEKDSIGKRYRRQDAIGTPFCITVDHDSLNDNTVTLRYRDTMEQERVPVSDLRRIIDEKVNFRTLLSKI; from the coding sequence ATGGCAAAGCAAGAAGATGTTTTCAAAAAAGTGGTTTCCCACGCTAAAGAATATGGTTTTATTTTTCCTTCCAGCGAGATCTATGACGGACTTTCGGCCATCTACGATTACGGACAGAACGGCGCGGAACTGAAAAATAACATCAAACAATACTGGTGGAAAGCGATGGTTCAGCTGAACGAAAATATCGTTGGGATCGACTCTGCCATTTTTATGCATCCCACGATCTGGAAAGCTTCAGGACACGTGGATGCGTTCAACGATCCGTTGATTGATAACAAAGATTCTAAAAAACGTTTCCGTGCGGATGTTTTGGTGGAAGATTACTGCGCTAAAATCGAGGACAAGGAAAATAAAGAAATAGAAAAAGCGGCAAAACGTTTTGGTGATGCTTTTGATAAAGCTGAATTTGTAGCGACCAATCCAAGAGTTTTGGAGTACAGAGCAAAAAGAGAGGCGATTCTTTCCAGACTGGCAAAATCTCTTGAGAAAGAAGACCTTGCGGATGTAAAAGCTTTGATCGAGGAATTAGAAATTGCTGACCCGGACACTGGTTCTAAAAACTGGACGGAAGTGCGACAATTCAACCTGATGTTTGGAACTAAATTGGGCGCTTCTGCAGATTCTGCAACTGACCTTTATCTAAGACCTGAAACGGCTCAGGGTATTTTTGTGAATTACCTTAACGTTCAGAAAACTTCTCGTCATAAATTACCTTTCGGGATTGCTCAGATTGGTAAAGCGTTCCGAAACGAGATTGTTGCGAGACAGTTTATTTTCAGAATGAGAGAATTCGAACAAATGGAAATGCAATATTTCGTTCCACCTGGAACTGAGTTGGAATTCTATGAACAATGGAAAAAAACACGTCTTAACTGGCATTTGGCGCTTGGTCTTGGCGAAGATAATTACCGTTTCCACGACCACGAGAAACTGGCTCATTATGCCAACGCTGCTGCTGACATCGAGTTTAATTTCCCATTTGGATTCAAAGAATTGGAAGGTATCCATTCTAGAACAGATTTTGACCTTTCGGCGCACGAGAAATTCTCTGGTAGAAAAATCCAGTATTTTGACCCGGAAAGAAATGAGAATTATGTGCCTTATGTTGTAGAAACTTCGGTTGGTTTGGACAGATTGTTCTTAGCAATCTTCTCCAACTCTCTGAAAGATGAGGTTTTGGAAGATGGTTCAGAAAGAACAGTTTTGAGCTTACCACCGGCTTTAGCGCCTGTAAAAGCAGCAATTTTGCCTTTGGTTAAAAAAGATGGTTTACCTGAATTTGCTGATAAAATTTTCAATGATTTGAAGTTTGATTTCAATGTGATCTTTGAGGAGAAAGACAGCATCGGAAAACGTTACAGAAGACAAGACGCCATTGGAACGCCTTTCTGTATCACAGTTGACCACGATTCTTTGAACGATAATACTGTAACCTTGAGATACAGAGACACAATGGAGCAGGAAAGAGTTCCTGTTTCTGATCTGAGAAGAATTATTGATGAGAAGGTGAATTTCAGGACTTTGCTTTCTAAGATTTAA
- a CDS encoding pseudouridine synthase has protein sequence MLEILYQDDYLIAINKPSGLLVHKSKYAGPADEYAVEKLTNQIGKNVHLVHRLDRKTSGVLLFAFDKETLKLLSDQFMDRKVEKKYLAILRGWAKEEETIDYDLTNENEIVQNAITYYRRLQISEIDLPFLKHPTSRYSLVEAIPETGRFHQLRKHFKHILHPILGCRKHGCNKQNKLWLNAFNITAMPLHSHQLNFKHPITEQNISINASLNVNPDFLQIGKILGFDFEEYI, from the coding sequence ATGTTAGAAATCCTTTATCAAGACGACTACCTCATTGCAATCAACAAACCGAGTGGACTTTTGGTTCATAAGTCAAAATATGCAGGTCCAGCAGACGAATATGCGGTAGAGAAATTAACGAATCAAATTGGCAAAAATGTTCATCTTGTTCATCGTTTGGACCGTAAAACGTCTGGTGTATTATTGTTTGCTTTTGATAAAGAAACCCTAAAATTACTGAGTGACCAATTTATGGATCGCAAAGTTGAAAAAAAATATCTGGCGATTCTCCGAGGTTGGGCAAAAGAGGAAGAAACAATTGATTACGATTTGACCAATGAAAATGAAATTGTTCAAAATGCAATCACCTATTATCGTCGTTTACAAATTTCTGAAATAGATTTACCATTTCTAAAACATCCAACGTCTCGTTATTCTTTGGTAGAAGCCATTCCTGAAACTGGGAGATTTCATCAATTAAGGAAGCATTTCAAACATATTTTACATCCGATTTTAGGCTGCAGAAAACACGGTTGCAATAAGCAAAATAAGCTGTGGCTAAATGCTTTTAATATTACTGCAATGCCTTTGCATTCTCATCAGCTTAATTTTAAACATCCAATTACAGAACAAAATATTTCCATCAATGCGAGTCTAAATGTCAATCCTGATTTTTTACAAATAGGAAAAATATTGGGTTTTGATTTTGAGGAATATATTTAG